The Antarcticibacterium sp. 1MA-6-2 genome has a window encoding:
- a CDS encoding protein-disulfide reductase DsbD encodes MNLKTLIRVGQDYWPSFLSPLALSLAALLTPCVFPMIPMTVTFFTKGSGGKKGKINAFLYGVFIIAIYTVVGSLFAVLFGAGFANFLSTHWLPNLLFFAIFLLFALSFFGMFEITLPNNLINKVDRQAERGGLLGIFFMAFTLVLVSFSCTGPIAGTILLQAASGEAIMPLVGMLGFSLAFAIPFTLFAFFPGWLSSLPKSGGWLNTVKVILGFLELALALKFLSMVDQVYHWNILDREIYLALWIVIFALLGFYLLGKLVFPHEKKIESVSVPRLMLAILVFSFVVYLIPGLFGAPLKALSGYLPPMGSQDFNLTTASISSEPETSINSCGTPLYSDFLKLPHGIQGFFDYEEAVACAREQHKPLFIDFTGHGCVNCREMEANVWSDPEVLRRLKNDYVVVALYVDEKTELPKEKWYTSAYDGKVKKTIGAQNMDFMIQKLNANAQPYYTLLGEEGNLLATPKGYDLDVAAFISFLDQGKEEFYKGSIELGKG; translated from the coding sequence ATGAATCTGAAGACATTGATCAGGGTTGGACAGGATTACTGGCCTTCTTTTTTATCTCCTTTGGCGCTTAGCCTTGCAGCTTTATTAACTCCCTGCGTTTTTCCAATGATCCCTATGACTGTAACCTTTTTTACTAAAGGTTCGGGAGGTAAAAAAGGTAAGATTAATGCTTTTTTATATGGCGTGTTTATCATAGCTATTTACACCGTTGTTGGATCTTTGTTTGCAGTGCTATTTGGCGCCGGATTTGCGAATTTCCTGTCCACACACTGGCTTCCAAATCTACTGTTCTTTGCAATCTTCCTGCTTTTTGCCCTTTCCTTCTTCGGAATGTTTGAAATTACTTTACCAAACAATTTAATTAATAAGGTAGACAGGCAGGCAGAAAGAGGAGGTCTTTTAGGAATTTTCTTTATGGCATTTACCCTGGTACTGGTAAGTTTTAGTTGTACTGGTCCTATTGCCGGAACAATTTTGCTGCAGGCCGCCAGTGGAGAAGCGATTATGCCCTTAGTAGGTATGCTTGGGTTTTCATTGGCTTTTGCAATTCCCTTCACCCTTTTTGCCTTTTTCCCGGGTTGGCTGAGTTCTCTTCCAAAGAGCGGGGGCTGGTTGAATACAGTTAAAGTTATACTTGGATTTTTAGAACTGGCTTTGGCATTAAAATTCCTTAGTATGGTTGACCAGGTCTACCACTGGAACATCCTTGACAGGGAAATTTATCTTGCACTCTGGATCGTAATATTTGCACTTTTAGGTTTTTATTTGCTCGGGAAGCTTGTCTTCCCGCACGAAAAGAAAATAGAAAGTGTTTCAGTTCCCCGGCTAATGTTGGCAATTCTGGTGTTCAGTTTTGTAGTGTACCTCATTCCGGGACTTTTTGGTGCTCCATTAAAAGCACTTTCAGGTTACTTACCGCCTATGGGGTCACAGGATTTTAATCTGACTACGGCTTCTATAAGCTCTGAGCCCGAAACTAGTATCAACTCCTGCGGAACACCTTTGTATAGTGATTTTCTTAAATTACCACACGGGATTCAGGGATTTTTTGACTACGAAGAAGCTGTTGCTTGCGCCCGGGAACAACATAAACCCTTGTTTATCGATTTTACAGGCCACGGCTGTGTAAACTGCCGTGAAATGGAAGCAAACGTGTGGAGTGATCCGGAAGTCCTTAGGAGGCTTAAAAATGATTATGTAGTGGTTGCGCTCTATGTTGACGAAAAGACAGAATTACCAAAGGAAAAATGGTATACCTCAGCCTATGACGGGAAAGTCAAAAAAACAATAGGCGCTCAAAATATGGATTTTATGATCCAGAAGCTTAATGCCAATGCACAGCCTTATTACACGCTGCTTGGAGAGGAAGGGAACTTACTTGCAACACCCAAAGGATATGATCTTGATGTAGCAGCATTTATTTCATTCCTGGATCAGGGAAAAGAAGAGTTTTACAAGGGAAGTATTGAATTAGGTAAAGGTTAA
- a CDS encoding protein-disulfide reductase DsbD domain-containing protein, producing the protein MRYSLVGQKRKYDAIWEGEYTYFTETAKFNQEVLIKKEAPEFRGSIFYQICSDVSGQCIPFETDFAFDSTGNNIAATGNKESEIENSRIYDMFSSRENGIIEESENVSAVENMKSLEPFQNSFKDESEDIDQGWTGLLAFFFISFGA; encoded by the coding sequence ATGAGATACAGCTTAGTGGGGCAAAAGCGAAAATATGATGCGATTTGGGAAGGAGAATACACCTATTTTACTGAAACTGCGAAATTTAATCAGGAAGTACTTATTAAAAAGGAGGCACCGGAATTTAGAGGAAGTATTTTCTATCAAATATGTTCAGATGTCAGTGGCCAATGCATTCCTTTTGAAACAGATTTCGCGTTTGATAGTACAGGAAATAACATTGCTGCAACAGGTAATAAAGAAAGTGAGATTGAAAACTCCAGAATTTATGATATGTTTTCATCACGGGAAAATGGAATTATAGAAGAAAGTGAAAATGTTTCTGCAGTTGAAAATATGAAATCCCTGGAACCTTTTCAAAATTCTTTCAAAGATGAATCTGAAGACATTGATCAGGGTTGGACAGGATTACTGGCCTTCTTTTTTATCTCCTTTGGCGCTTAG
- a CDS encoding TlpA disulfide reductase family protein, whose amino-acid sequence MDPDLEQKSDLAVNETYPKADFSMKLINSKGEKVAMEDLRGKVIFINIWATWCPPCIAEMPGINKLYKDIDKDKVAFIILSVDQDFQKAIDFHKKKGYDFEVYMPDGSMPQMYYTQSIPTTYVIDAQGNLVMTHQGMGDFDTKEFREFLKNQY is encoded by the coding sequence ATGGATCCAGATCTTGAGCAGAAATCTGACCTTGCTGTGAATGAAACCTATCCAAAAGCAGATTTTTCGATGAAGCTTATAAACTCTAAAGGTGAAAAAGTGGCTATGGAGGATCTAAGGGGGAAGGTGATCTTTATTAATATATGGGCAACCTGGTGTCCTCCCTGTATTGCTGAAATGCCTGGAATTAACAAACTTTACAAGGATATTGATAAAGACAAAGTAGCATTTATAATTTTGTCTGTCGACCAGGATTTTCAAAAAGCCATTGATTTCCATAAGAAAAAAGGCTATGACTTCGAAGTATATATGCCCGATGGTAGTATGCCGCAAATGTATTACACCCAAAGCATTCCTACTACTTATGTTATAGATGCGCAGGGAAATCTTGTTATGACACATCAAGGGATGGGAGATTTCGATACTAAGGAGTTCAGGGAATTTCTTAAAAACCAATACTAA
- a CDS encoding heavy-metal-associated domain-containing protein, with the protein MMKTTITIQNLKCGGCVNTITAKLLEIDNIVEVQVDKDSSTVAFRYKDPEDAFKVKEKLKKLGYPAVDNKNSLLIKASSYISCASGKMQEGSF; encoded by the coding sequence ATGATGAAAACAACTATAACTATACAAAATTTGAAATGCGGTGGATGTGTGAACACTATAACCGCCAAACTACTGGAAATAGATAACATTGTTGAAGTGCAGGTAGATAAAGATTCCTCTACCGTCGCATTCAGGTATAAAGACCCGGAAGATGCATTTAAGGTCAAGGAGAAATTGAAGAAACTTGGATATCCTGCAGTAGATAATAAAAATTCATTGCTTATAAAAGCTAGTTCTTATATAAGTTGTGCAAGTGGAAAAATGCAGGAGGGGAGTTTTTAA
- a CDS encoding bifunctional 2-polyprenyl-6-hydroxyphenol methylase/3-demethylubiquinol 3-O-methyltransferase UbiG — translation MKEFWDERYKRDDYVYGKDPNDYLKAKLKELQPGRIFFPAEGEGRNAVFAAKEGWKVSAFDISAEGRKKALKLAKEEGVRINYNTSDLQHLRVKEEEFDAIALIYAHFPPPERKQFFSLIHQYLKEGGKVIFEGFGPKHPQYQKLNPAVGGPQEERMLFSEIEMRENFQELHFVEFYEGEIELNEGDFHKGKGWVIRFVAEKRNWN, via the coding sequence ATGAAAGAATTTTGGGACGAAAGGTATAAACGGGACGATTATGTCTATGGAAAAGATCCAAATGATTACCTGAAAGCGAAGCTGAAAGAATTACAACCGGGAAGGATCTTCTTTCCTGCGGAAGGGGAAGGCAGAAATGCTGTATTTGCAGCAAAAGAAGGTTGGAAAGTATCTGCGTTTGATATTAGTGCAGAGGGTAGAAAAAAAGCTCTTAAATTGGCTAAAGAGGAGGGTGTGCGAATTAATTACAACACCTCCGATCTACAACACCTAAGAGTTAAAGAGGAGGAATTTGATGCAATAGCCCTTATTTACGCACATTTTCCGCCGCCGGAGCGAAAGCAGTTTTTTAGCTTAATTCATCAATATCTTAAAGAAGGGGGGAAAGTAATCTTTGAAGGATTTGGTCCAAAACATCCGCAATACCAGAAATTGAATCCGGCAGTTGGAGGTCCACAGGAGGAAAGAATGTTGTTTTCGGAAATAGAAATGAGAGAAAATTTCCAAGAATTACACTTCGTTGAATTCTATGAAGGTGAAATTGAATTGAACGAAGGGGATTTCCATAAAGGCAAAGGCTGGGTGATAAGGTTTGTTGCTGAAAAAAGGAACTGGAATTGA
- a CDS encoding Crp/Fnr family transcriptional regulator, which produces MLEELKEAYGFIFEEELIQEINEVGVLKFAREGEIIMDISDYITSMPLLLEGAIKILREDKDGNELLLYFLERGDTCAITLSCCLGQTKSEVRAVAERDTSFVMVPVVKIEDWTAKYKSWRNFVFESYQSRLSEMLETIDTIAFLNMDQRLLRYLQDKAKINQSEELQVTHQQIAYDLNTSRVVISRLLKRLEMEGKILLQRNHIVVHDL; this is translated from the coding sequence ATGTTAGAGGAATTAAAAGAAGCTTACGGATTTATTTTTGAAGAAGAGTTAATCCAAGAAATTAATGAAGTGGGCGTGTTGAAATTTGCCAGGGAAGGGGAAATCATTATGGATATTAGTGATTACATTACTTCTATGCCTTTGCTTCTGGAAGGTGCCATCAAAATTTTACGGGAGGATAAGGATGGTAATGAATTACTGCTTTATTTCCTGGAGCGAGGGGACACTTGCGCAATTACCCTCTCTTGCTGCCTGGGTCAGACCAAAAGTGAGGTTAGAGCAGTAGCTGAAAGAGATACTTCTTTTGTAATGGTGCCTGTGGTTAAAATAGAAGATTGGACCGCAAAATATAAAAGTTGGAGAAATTTCGTGTTCGAAAGTTACCAATCCCGATTGTCTGAAATGCTCGAAACAATTGATACAATTGCCTTCCTTAATATGGATCAACGGTTACTGCGTTATTTGCAGGACAAAGCGAAAATAAATCAGTCCGAGGAACTTCAAGTGACACATCAGCAAATTGCCTATGACTTAAATACGTCCCGTGTTGTTATTTCAAGATTATTAAAAAGACTTGAAATGGAAGGAAAAATTCTTTTACAACGAAACCACATTGTTGTACATGATCTATAA
- a CDS encoding IS110 family transposase, translating to MNTVQFCVGIDVSKDSLECSYGLYSEFGELQFSKVQKFTNDLKGFKKLLEWLKKKKDPAEIFFVMEATGVYYENLAYWLQERDFYLSVVLPNKVNYFAKSHNIKTKTDSVDAKLLCRMGLERKLDHWEIPSLQMRTLKILTRDYRSLKAKLTMTKNQLHAKDNSHKCPPTVGKRLKQQIQLLEKQISQVESEIKLVVRKDSILDERIRKMETIPGVGFMTIACILGETNAFALVRNSKQLVSYCGFDIQHRQSGLYAGKTTISKKGNSFIRSALYMPALSSLQHNPNLKIFYNRLSEKKSIKKIAVTAVARKLLVLIYTIWKNGSEYNPDYLFSD from the coding sequence ATGAATACAGTACAATTTTGTGTGGGAATTGATGTATCAAAAGATTCCCTTGAATGCTCCTATGGTTTGTATTCCGAATTCGGTGAATTACAATTTTCTAAGGTGCAGAAGTTTACAAATGACCTTAAAGGTTTTAAAAAACTACTGGAATGGTTGAAGAAGAAAAAAGATCCTGCAGAAATTTTTTTTGTGATGGAAGCCACTGGTGTCTATTATGAAAATTTGGCTTATTGGCTTCAAGAGAGGGATTTTTACTTATCGGTAGTACTTCCCAACAAAGTAAACTACTTTGCCAAGAGCCATAACATAAAGACAAAGACCGATAGTGTGGATGCTAAGCTTTTGTGCAGGATGGGCTTGGAAAGGAAATTGGATCATTGGGAAATTCCCTCCCTTCAAATGAGAACTTTAAAGATCCTAACAAGGGATTACCGTAGCCTTAAGGCCAAACTTACTATGACCAAAAATCAACTGCATGCAAAGGACAATTCTCATAAATGTCCCCCCACAGTTGGTAAGAGACTTAAACAACAAATCCAATTACTGGAAAAGCAGATTTCACAGGTGGAATCTGAGATCAAGCTAGTTGTTAGAAAAGATAGCATTCTGGACGAACGGATCAGAAAGATGGAGACCATACCAGGAGTAGGGTTCATGACCATCGCTTGTATTTTGGGCGAGACGAATGCTTTTGCGCTCGTACGCAATTCCAAACAATTGGTAAGCTATTGTGGATTTGACATACAGCATCGGCAGTCAGGTCTTTACGCTGGAAAGACGACCATAAGTAAAAAGGGGAACAGTTTTATAAGATCTGCACTCTATATGCCCGCATTATCTTCCCTACAACATAATCCAAACCTGAAAATATTCTATAATCGCTTGTCAGAGAAGAAATCCATAAAAAAGATTGCAGTGACTGCAGTGGCAAGAAAACTACTAGTGCTTATCTATACGATTTGGAAAAATGGATCAGAGTATAATCCAGATTATTTATTTTCAGATTAG